A window from Leptothermofonsia sichuanensis E412 encodes these proteins:
- the bchB gene encoding ferredoxin:protochlorophyllide reductase (ATP-dependent) subunit B, whose product MKLAYWMYAGPAHIGTLRIASSFKNVHAIMHAPLGDDYFNVMRSMLERERDFTPVTASIVDRNVLARGSQEKVVDNITRKDSEEHPDLIILTPTCTSSILQEDLQNFCDRAQLEAKGDVMLADVNHYRVNELQAADRTLHQVIQFYIEKARKKGTLPQGKTEKPSVNIIGISTLGFHNNHDCTELKRLMADLGIEVNEILPEGASVHNLKNLPRAWFNLVPYRELGVMAAEYLHTEFGMPYVDITPMGVVETARCLRAIQKILNEQGVDVNYEDYINEQTLHVSQAAWFSRSIDCQNLTGKKAVVYGDNTHAAAITKILAREMGIHVVWAGTYCKYDADWFREQVSEYCDEVIVTDDHTQVGDAIARVEPAAIFGTQMERHVGKRLDISCGVISAPIHIQNFPIGYKPFVGYEGTNQIVDLIYNSFTLGMEDHLLEIFGGHDTKEVVTKALTADSDMSWSKDGLAELNKIPGFVRGKVKRNTEKFARDRGIETITAEVLYAAKEAVGA is encoded by the coding sequence ATGAAATTGGCTTATTGGATGTATGCAGGTCCCGCCCATATCGGCACCCTTCGCATTGCCAGTTCATTTAAGAATGTTCATGCCATCATGCACGCGCCCCTTGGGGATGACTATTTCAACGTCATGCGCTCAATGCTGGAACGGGAGCGTGACTTTACCCCCGTTACAGCCAGTATTGTTGATCGGAATGTGCTGGCACGGGGTTCTCAAGAAAAAGTGGTCGATAACATCACCCGCAAAGACTCTGAAGAACACCCGGACCTGATTATCCTGACTCCTACCTGCACCTCCAGCATTCTGCAAGAAGATCTGCAAAATTTCTGCGATCGCGCCCAGCTAGAAGCAAAGGGCGATGTCATGCTGGCAGATGTGAACCATTACCGGGTGAATGAACTTCAGGCGGCAGACCGCACGCTGCATCAGGTAATTCAGTTTTATATCGAAAAAGCCCGCAAGAAAGGAACCCTGCCCCAGGGGAAAACCGAAAAGCCCTCGGTTAATATCATCGGCATTTCTACCCTGGGTTTCCATAACAACCATGACTGCACTGAACTTAAGCGCCTGATGGCAGATCTGGGGATCGAGGTGAATGAAATTCTGCCAGAGGGGGCTTCGGTTCATAATCTGAAGAATCTACCCCGCGCCTGGTTTAACCTGGTACCTTACCGCGAACTGGGTGTCATGGCAGCAGAATATCTGCACACGGAATTCGGGATGCCCTATGTCGATATTACTCCCATGGGCGTGGTTGAAACTGCCCGCTGCCTGCGTGCAATTCAGAAAATTCTGAACGAGCAGGGGGTGGATGTGAACTATGAAGACTACATCAATGAGCAAACCCTGCATGTCTCCCAGGCTGCCTGGTTCTCTCGCTCCATCGACTGCCAGAACCTGACAGGCAAGAAGGCTGTGGTGTATGGTGACAACACCCACGCGGCGGCGATTACCAAAATCCTGGCACGGGAAATGGGAATCCATGTTGTCTGGGCAGGCACCTACTGTAAATATGATGCTGACTGGTTCCGGGAACAGGTGAGTGAGTACTGCGATGAGGTGATCGTGACGGACGACCATACTCAAGTGGGGGATGCGATCGCCCGGGTTGAACCCGCTGCCATCTTTGGCACCCAGATGGAACGCCATGTTGGTAAACGCCTCGATATTTCCTGTGGGGTCATTTCTGCCCCCATCCACATTCAGAACTTCCCCATCGGCTACAAGCCTTTCGTCGGCTACGAAGGCACCAATCAGATTGTGGATCTGATCTACAACTCCTTTACTCTCGGCATGGAAGACCACCTGCTGGAAATCTTTGGTGGTCACGACACCAAGGAAGTGGTTACCAAGGCTCTGACGGCTGACTCGGATATGAGTTGGAGTAAAGATGGTCTGGCAGAACTGAACAAGATTCCTGGCTTTGTACGCGGCAAGGTGAAACGAAATACAGAGAAATTCGCCCGCGATCGCGGCATTGAAACCATCACCGCTGAAGTCCTCTACGCGGCTAAGGAAGCGGTGGGAGCATAA
- the fabD gene encoding ACP S-malonyltransferase: MTKTAWVFPGQGSQAAGMGMDLLDLPEGKARFDQANAILGWSVVEICQSEEDKLSRTLYTQPCLYVVETILADWLKECGHQPDFVAGHSLGEYAALYTAGVFSFDDGLRLIKRRAELMDSASDGMMAALLGFDRDQLAEQLQQTPDAVLANDNNAGQVVISGTPAAVEAIIGSVKAKKAVKLNVSGAFHSPLMATAAAAFQKELDTVPFSTAQVPVLSNVDPTPATDAQVLKDRLNRQMTGTVRWREISLRMPEEGIERVIEVGPGKVLTGIIKRTSPNLILENIGSLADLPPAS, from the coding sequence ATGACTAAAACAGCGTGGGTGTTTCCTGGCCAGGGTTCACAGGCAGCAGGGATGGGCATGGACCTGCTCGATCTGCCTGAAGGAAAAGCAAGATTTGATCAGGCAAACGCTATCCTGGGCTGGTCTGTTGTCGAGATTTGCCAGAGCGAAGAAGATAAGCTGTCACGCACCCTGTATACCCAGCCCTGTCTCTATGTGGTAGAAACCATCCTGGCTGACTGGCTGAAGGAGTGCGGGCACCAACCAGACTTTGTGGCGGGTCATAGTCTGGGGGAGTATGCAGCCCTTTACACTGCCGGGGTCTTCAGTTTTGATGATGGGTTGCGGTTGATCAAGCGTCGCGCAGAACTCATGGATAGTGCCTCTGATGGCATGATGGCAGCCTTGTTAGGTTTTGACCGTGATCAATTAGCAGAGCAACTTCAACAAACCCCTGATGCTGTTCTGGCAAACGATAACAATGCCGGTCAGGTGGTCATTTCAGGCACCCCTGCCGCCGTTGAAGCGATTATCGGGAGTGTCAAGGCAAAGAAAGCCGTGAAGCTAAATGTGAGTGGAGCTTTCCACTCTCCCTTGATGGCAACTGCCGCCGCCGCGTTTCAAAAGGAACTGGACACGGTTCCATTCTCAACCGCTCAGGTACCTGTATTGTCCAACGTTGACCCCACTCCTGCCACCGACGCTCAGGTTTTGAAAGATCGCCTTAATCGTCAAATGACGGGTACTGTCCGCTGGCGTGAAATATCCCTCAGAATGCCAGAAGAAGGAATCGAGCGGGTGATCGAAGTCGGTCCAGGAAAAGTGTTGACCGGGATCATTAAACGTACCAGCCCCAACCTGATTCTGGAAAACATTGGCAGTCTGGCAGACCTGCCCCCTGCATCCTAG
- a CDS encoding YybH family protein yields MIHADEIFKAMCERYQAAVSANDSIAYRKLFAPDAIRIPPGSEPEYGPDEISKSEQKDYDVARWTVHLTPLDALQIDDQWIYGIAQGSVNTVTHADGTTKSFKTTKTWLLHREDSGEWLIKRQIWNLK; encoded by the coding sequence ATGATTCATGCAGATGAGATTTTCAAGGCAATGTGTGAGAGATATCAGGCAGCCGTCAGTGCCAACGATTCGATCGCCTATCGGAAGCTATTCGCCCCTGACGCGATTCGGATTCCGCCAGGGTCGGAGCCTGAATATGGACCAGATGAGATTTCAAAGAGCGAGCAGAAGGATTATGATGTCGCTAGATGGACTGTTCACCTGACGCCCCTGGATGCGCTACAGATTGACGATCAATGGATATATGGAATTGCTCAGGGCAGTGTGAATACGGTGACTCATGCTGACGGGACAACAAAATCATTTAAAACTACAAAAACCTGGCTTCTCCATAGAGAAGACTCTGGGGAATGGCTGATTAAGAGACAGATCTGGAACCTCAAATAA
- the ftsH gene encoding ATP-dependent zinc metalloprotease FtsH, which translates to MPVKTNGGPSLKAPKPRQFGGGLLILITLLLLLNFVIPSFGSRPPQIAYSDFIAQVQAGKVDQALVSSDRIEFILKPDPNAPEAEAQRRVFTTTPVAVDLDLPKILRENNVEFGAPPPNNNGWIATLLSWVVPPLIFFGIWGWILNRQSGGPAALTVGKSKARIYSEGSTGVRFADVAGVDEAKAELQEIVDFLKNAEKYTRLGAKIPKGVLLVGPPGTGKTLLAKAIAGEAGVPFFSISGSEFIELFVGVGASRVRDLFEQAKQQAPCIVFIDELDALGKSRGGNNILGGNDEREQTLNQLLTEMDGFDANTGVIIIAATNRPEVLDPALRRPGRFDRQVLVDRPDKIGREAILKVHARNVKLAEDVELATIAIRTPGFAGADLANLVNEAALLAARNNRQAVTMADFNEAIERVIAGLEKKSRVLNEQEKKRVAYHEVGHAIVGALMPGAGKVEKISIVPRGVGALGYTLQLPEEDRFLMSEDEIRGRISTLLGGRSAEELIFNNVVSTGASDDIQKATDLAERMITLYGMSDYLGPVAFEKPQNQFLEGYTSPRRSVSPKVTEEIDYEVKETVERAHHIALAILNQNRDLLEEIAQELLNKEVLEGSALRDRLNQAVAPEEVNTWLLTGNLPENTILMQSTLV; encoded by the coding sequence ATGCCCGTCAAAACCAATGGAGGGCCTTCCCTGAAAGCGCCGAAACCCAGGCAATTTGGGGGAGGTTTATTAATTCTAATCACGTTGCTCCTGCTTTTGAACTTCGTGATTCCCAGTTTTGGTTCACGTCCCCCTCAGATCGCTTACAGCGATTTTATTGCTCAGGTGCAGGCTGGCAAAGTGGATCAGGCGCTCGTGTCCAGCGATCGCATCGAGTTTATTCTGAAACCGGATCCCAATGCACCGGAAGCGGAAGCTCAGCGCCGGGTGTTTACCACCACTCCCGTCGCGGTTGATCTGGATTTACCCAAGATCCTGCGGGAGAATAATGTTGAGTTTGGTGCTCCACCCCCCAACAACAATGGCTGGATTGCCACCCTGTTGAGCTGGGTTGTGCCACCGCTAATCTTTTTTGGCATCTGGGGTTGGATCTTAAACCGTCAGAGTGGAGGTCCAGCCGCACTTACGGTTGGTAAGAGTAAAGCCCGCATTTACTCAGAAGGCAGTACGGGTGTTCGATTCGCAGATGTGGCTGGGGTTGACGAGGCAAAAGCCGAGCTTCAGGAAATAGTGGACTTCTTGAAAAACGCTGAGAAGTACACTCGTCTGGGTGCCAAAATTCCCAAGGGGGTGCTGCTGGTGGGTCCCCCAGGAACGGGTAAAACACTGCTGGCAAAGGCGATCGCTGGCGAAGCTGGGGTTCCCTTCTTTAGCATTTCTGGTTCGGAATTTATTGAGCTATTTGTCGGGGTTGGGGCTTCCCGGGTGCGTGATCTCTTTGAGCAGGCAAAACAGCAGGCTCCCTGTATTGTGTTCATTGACGAACTGGATGCTCTGGGTAAGTCCCGTGGTGGCAACAACATCCTGGGTGGCAATGATGAGCGGGAGCAAACCCTCAACCAGTTGTTAACGGAGATGGATGGATTTGATGCCAATACGGGTGTGATTATTATTGCTGCCACCAACCGTCCTGAAGTTCTGGATCCCGCTCTGCGTCGCCCCGGTCGCTTTGACCGTCAGGTTCTGGTCGATCGCCCCGACAAAATTGGGCGCGAAGCAATTCTGAAGGTTCATGCTCGTAACGTAAAACTTGCAGAGGATGTAGAACTTGCCACGATCGCCATTCGGACTCCTGGGTTTGCCGGAGCTGATCTGGCAAACCTGGTCAACGAAGCAGCTTTGCTGGCTGCCCGTAACAACCGCCAGGCTGTCACCATGGCAGACTTTAATGAAGCGATTGAACGGGTAATTGCCGGTCTGGAGAAAAAGTCTCGGGTGTTGAATGAGCAAGAGAAAAAACGGGTTGCTTATCACGAAGTGGGTCATGCCATTGTCGGGGCACTGATGCCCGGTGCTGGTAAGGTCGAAAAGATTTCGATTGTGCCCCGTGGGGTGGGTGCCCTTGGCTATACGCTGCAATTGCCGGAAGAAGACCGCTTTCTGATGTCGGAGGACGAAATCCGGGGTCGCATTTCCACGCTCCTGGGTGGGCGATCGGCAGAGGAATTGATCTTCAATAATGTCGTTTCCACGGGAGCGAGCGACGATATCCAGAAAGCCACGGATCTGGCAGAGCGGATGATTACGCTCTATGGGATGAGTGATTATCTGGGTCCAGTGGCGTTTGAGAAGCCTCAGAACCAGTTTCTTGAAGGCTACACTTCTCCCCGCCGGTCCGTCAGTCCCAAGGTGACGGAGGAAATTGACTACGAGGTGAAAGAAACGGTCGAACGGGCACATCACATAGCACTTGCCATCCTGAATCAGAACCGGGATCTCCTGGAGGAAATTGCCCAGGAATTACTGAACAAAGAGGTCTTAGAAGGAAGTGCTCTCCGCGATCGCCTGAACCAGGCTGTTGCTCCTGAAGAAGTCAATACCTGGTTGTTGACTGGCAACTTACCAGAAAACACCATCTTGATGCAGTCTACTCTGGTGTAG
- a CDS encoding carbohydrate ABC transporter permease codes for MTVIVSGAMPMGNLLKNWQIQRRQEAMTGYGFMAPTILIAGVFLFLPILYAIGLAFYRVQLLGEVRYDFTGLRNFIRMTQDERVWIALRNTVEYVAIVVPIQTLLALFLALVLNRQIKGRSWFRVAFFLPTVTSSAVLTLIFMWIYNSNGLLNQLLSWFRLPTYNWLGDPAVALKGIMMMNIWATAPLFMVVYLAALQDIPESLYEAARLDGATGWETFFYITLPFLQPVTFFVVVMGVIGTFQLFDQSYIFSAGSGGPNDSTLTIVLLIYQYAFKNLDMGYALALTLMLAVVLIVSTVIQRQLFKEQHFD; via the coding sequence ATGACAGTGATTGTCTCTGGGGCAATGCCAATGGGGAACTTACTGAAAAACTGGCAAATTCAACGACGCCAGGAAGCCATGACCGGCTATGGATTTATGGCTCCTACAATTCTGATTGCAGGGGTCTTTCTGTTTTTGCCGATCCTCTACGCGATCGGGCTGGCGTTTTATCGGGTGCAGCTTCTGGGCGAGGTCCGCTATGACTTTACTGGATTGAGAAACTTCATCCGGATGACCCAGGATGAACGAGTCTGGATTGCGTTGAGAAATACGGTTGAGTATGTGGCGATCGTGGTACCAATTCAGACCTTGCTGGCTCTTTTTCTGGCCCTGGTTTTGAATCGTCAGATTAAAGGACGTTCCTGGTTTCGGGTTGCCTTTTTCCTGCCCACAGTAACTTCATCCGCTGTCTTGACGCTGATTTTTATGTGGATTTACAACTCAAATGGGTTACTGAATCAGCTTCTCAGTTGGTTTCGCTTACCCACCTACAACTGGCTGGGTGATCCAGCGGTTGCCTTAAAGGGGATTATGATGATGAATATCTGGGCGACTGCTCCGCTGTTCATGGTCGTTTACCTGGCCGCCCTACAGGATATTCCAGAAAGCCTGTACGAAGCAGCCAGGCTCGATGGAGCAACGGGTTGGGAAACGTTTTTTTACATTACCTTACCGTTTCTGCAACCCGTCACATTTTTTGTCGTGGTGATGGGTGTGATTGGCACCTTTCAACTGTTTGATCAGTCCTATATTTTTTCAGCCGGGTCGGGTGGCCCCAATGATTCAACCCTGACAATTGTGCTGCTTATTTATCAGTATGCATTCAAAAATCTGGATATGGGCTATGCCCTGGCACTAACCTTAATGCTGGCAGTGGTGCTGATAGTTTCAACTGTGATTCAGCGCCAGCTCTTTAAAGAACAACACTTCGATTGA
- a CDS encoding carbohydrate ABC transporter permease, whose product MKPFRWSTGILYTVLIGYALVTFLPFAWALSTSLKPLSEIVAGGIHLIPQNPTLENYRQIFTQEPLFGRWLLNSAIAAFFITLFNLLFNSMAGYALARIRFPGNQIWFFLILVALMIPGQVTLLPKFLILKSLGWLNTYQGLIIPAAINATFIFMMRQFFINFPRELEEAAALDGLGRFETFVQIVLPLAKPALAAQTIFVFMGSWNEFLLPLVVMADPEMFTLPLGLNAFKGEYISYWNYIMAASMIFTLPALVVYAFFNRYFIQGVRFTGSK is encoded by the coding sequence ATGAAACCGTTTCGCTGGTCAACTGGCATTTTATACACTGTGCTCATTGGCTATGCTCTGGTCACCTTTTTGCCATTTGCCTGGGCACTGTCTACTTCGCTCAAGCCGCTTTCCGAAATTGTGGCAGGTGGTATTCATCTGATTCCCCAAAACCCTACCCTGGAAAATTATCGCCAGATTTTTACCCAGGAACCTCTGTTTGGTCGCTGGTTATTGAATAGTGCGATCGCCGCTTTTTTTATCACCCTCTTCAACTTACTGTTTAACTCAATGGCGGGATATGCTCTGGCACGCATTCGCTTCCCAGGAAACCAGATCTGGTTCTTTCTGATCCTGGTCGCATTAATGATTCCGGGACAGGTTACCTTACTCCCTAAATTTCTGATTCTAAAGTCCCTGGGCTGGCTGAATACCTATCAGGGACTGATTATCCCTGCCGCAATCAACGCCACATTTATTTTCATGATGCGCCAGTTTTTTATTAATTTTCCCAGAGAACTGGAAGAAGCGGCTGCTCTGGATGGACTGGGACGGTTTGAAACCTTTGTTCAGATTGTGTTGCCCCTGGCAAAACCGGCACTCGCTGCTCAAACCATTTTTGTGTTCATGGGTTCCTGGAATGAGTTTTTATTGCCCCTGGTCGTGATGGCGGACCCAGAAATGTTCACACTCCCCCTGGGACTGAATGCGTTCAAGGGCGAATACATCAGTTATTGGAACTACATCATGGCGGCATCCATGATCTTCACCCTACCAGCTCTGGTGGTTTACGCATTCTTCAACCGCTATTTTATCCAGGGTGTCCGATTTACCGGGAGTAAGTGA
- a CDS encoding (2Fe-2S) ferredoxin domain-containing protein, which translates to MSKKDKQIALFSLQGRFLGFIVEDGYKIKRLRLETADGEYSIKLSKEARASVGRVLSPGDWLQIWGEKTVKDDDDVKLKAYRIMVVDSGQSSDILPERLAPLAEARKSKATILVCQKSDCMKRGGKAVCKALESALGDRGLTDQVTIRGTGCMKHCKAGPNIVFMPDKTRYSRISAGDVPALVNQHFPQATPGAEELSLTPGKSDTLDKIAVEECVNHQSW; encoded by the coding sequence ATGAGCAAAAAAGACAAGCAGATAGCGTTGTTTAGTCTGCAAGGACGATTTCTTGGTTTTATCGTCGAAGATGGCTATAAAATCAAGCGCCTGCGCCTTGAAACCGCCGATGGAGAATACTCCATCAAGCTCTCAAAGGAGGCACGGGCTTCGGTTGGCAGGGTGCTGTCTCCCGGTGATTGGTTACAGATCTGGGGCGAAAAGACGGTTAAGGATGACGATGACGTAAAGCTGAAGGCCTATCGAATTATGGTGGTTGATTCCGGTCAATCATCCGACATCCTGCCTGAGCGGCTGGCACCACTGGCAGAAGCCAGAAAGTCCAAAGCAACGATTCTGGTTTGCCAGAAGTCTGACTGTATGAAGCGCGGCGGCAAAGCGGTTTGCAAGGCACTGGAGAGTGCGTTGGGCGATCGCGGTTTAACCGATCAGGTAACCATTCGGGGAACGGGTTGCATGAAGCACTGCAAAGCGGGTCCCAATATTGTCTTTATGCCTGACAAAACTCGCTATAGCCGAATTTCGGCTGGTGATGTTCCGGCGTTAGTGAATCAACATTTTCCTCAGGCAACACCTGGGGCAGAAGAACTATCACTTACTCCCGGTAAATCGGACACCCTGGATAAAATAGCGGTTGAAGAATGCGTAAACCACCAGAGCTGGTAG
- a CDS encoding Asr1405/Asl0597 family protein, which produces MNPSQLESLTVQLLSVSRCDRWQASQRLQALSIPCYCSSDGLLVVEVDSPLDILQLRSVVHQLTASRVELIDWLERCWDTVIQ; this is translated from the coding sequence ATGAATCCATCCCAGCTTGAATCCCTGACCGTCCAGCTACTGTCTGTTTCCCGTTGCGATCGCTGGCAAGCCAGTCAACGCCTGCAAGCACTCTCAATTCCCTGTTACTGTTCCTCCGATGGCCTGTTAGTGGTTGAAGTGGACAGTCCACTCGACATTCTTCAGCTCAGGAGTGTAGTTCACCAGTTAACCGCCTCGCGGGTAGAACTCATCGATTGGCTGGAGCGCTGCTGGGACACGGTTATTCAGTAG
- a CDS encoding DUF1824 family protein, with translation MSTLNAGDLTLETAQHILRQFICLDQTGGEPVPDADLVRQSLLLVADRSDFQIFGICADSTTQATATLYSYLHALGYDYRPEVAPTEGPVYIKFNPKTGRCHTDSYSGTHRGVLISCQSAYDGDVNETFGHLPLDLWLSTLDA, from the coding sequence ATGTCAACCCTGAATGCTGGCGACCTCACCCTTGAAACGGCTCAACACATCCTGAGGCAGTTTATCTGTCTGGATCAGACCGGTGGAGAACCAGTTCCGGATGCTGATCTGGTGCGCCAGTCCCTGCTCCTGGTGGCTGATCGCTCCGATTTTCAGATTTTTGGGATCTGCGCTGATAGCACCACCCAGGCAACCGCCACCCTCTACAGTTATCTGCACGCCCTCGGTTATGACTACCGGCCAGAGGTTGCCCCTACAGAAGGTCCCGTCTATATCAAATTCAACCCCAAGACAGGGCGCTGTCATACGGATTCCTATTCAGGCACCCATCGTGGCGTTCTGATCTCCTGTCAGTCTGCCTACGATGGAGATGTGAATGAAACCTTTGGGCATTTGCCACTGGATTTGTGGCTCTCAACTCTCGACGCTTGA
- a CDS encoding ATP-dependent helicase, translating into MLPIVSPDTLSFQQLRDRLRPGQREIADWQGGPLAVSAVPGAGKSTGMAVAAAIVIARNQLHARRQLVVVTFTRSAAANIKLKIRGYLKDLGLPATGFTVQTLHGLAWAIARAHPELSGLNQDSVLVTPNQSHRLIRTSVEQWISANARHYQRLIEGRQFDGEETERLRRQSVLRTEVLPALATTVIHEAKSSGLTPEDLRQQSHEVSDEYSVLAIAAGLYEFYQMQLRFRNLIDYDEMILGALKVLQDPLVREFWQKQTFAVFEDEAQDSSPLQTRLLEILAAHPRETDGDGQENLVRVGDPNQAINSTFTPADPIFFREFCAACEQRGRLATMTQAGRSTRRIIDAANFVLQWANQSGIAGSEQPFRMQTIEPVPPDDPQPNANPPAEGKGLELYTPADVYQTVEWIGRRAIALFQRNPDSRAAILVRTNEQGRFVARELERWYGETLLVYEVGQRDRQSHVPAELLTLLQFIHRPHSPDYLKAALTTLVERKLIPTQDLNALVSLPEQFLYPGPLDSPALEPVVQARRYCTSLLHARLELPPYQLIPFLALALNYDQSELATADKLSERVIQQTTGDNSLAAILSVLNEIVSAEQFEPVDASDPEERYLRAGQLTVITMHKAKGLDWDFVFLPFLHENTIPGTLWVSPQTQFLGEFTLAEVARAQIRASVHNQFPLPDTQTAWERAKHLKTAEEFRLLYVAMTRARRLLWMSAAQKAPFTWNKPDNLDERKPCPVIPALAEQFPWAVSQVLGAIN; encoded by the coding sequence ATGCTCCCCATAGTTTCCCCTGACACGCTTTCTTTCCAGCAACTTCGGGACAGGTTACGTCCGGGACAGCGGGAAATTGCCGACTGGCAGGGGGGACCGCTGGCGGTATCGGCGGTGCCGGGGGCAGGGAAGTCTACCGGGATGGCAGTCGCGGCGGCGATCGTCATTGCCCGCAATCAGCTTCATGCCCGGCGGCAACTGGTGGTGGTGACGTTTACGCGATCGGCAGCGGCAAACATTAAACTGAAAATCAGGGGGTATCTCAAAGATTTGGGATTGCCTGCCACCGGGTTTACGGTGCAAACCTTGCATGGGCTTGCCTGGGCGATCGCCCGTGCCCACCCAGAGCTATCTGGATTAAACCAGGATAGTGTGCTGGTCACTCCAAACCAGAGCCATCGGTTGATTCGGACCTCTGTAGAGCAGTGGATTTCAGCGAACGCCCGGCATTACCAGAGACTGATAGAAGGACGACAGTTTGATGGCGAAGAAACCGAGCGGTTACGTCGCCAGTCGGTGTTACGCACTGAGGTGTTGCCTGCCCTGGCTACGACCGTAATTCATGAAGCGAAGAGTTCTGGGCTAACGCCGGAGGATCTGCGTCAGCAGAGCCATGAGGTGTCGGATGAATATTCGGTACTGGCGATCGCAGCCGGGTTGTATGAGTTTTATCAGATGCAACTCCGGTTCCGTAACCTGATTGACTATGACGAAATGATTCTGGGGGCACTGAAAGTTCTTCAGGATCCGCTCGTGCGTGAGTTCTGGCAGAAGCAGACGTTTGCCGTGTTTGAGGATGAAGCGCAGGACTCCAGCCCACTTCAGACCCGGTTGCTGGAAATTCTGGCTGCGCATCCCAGGGAAACTGATGGTGATGGACAGGAGAATCTGGTTCGAGTTGGCGACCCCAATCAGGCGATCAACTCAACGTTTACTCCGGCAGACCCCATTTTCTTTCGAGAATTTTGTGCCGCCTGTGAACAGCGGGGCAGGCTGGCAACCATGACCCAGGCGGGACGCAGCACCCGACGAATCATTGACGCTGCCAATTTTGTGCTTCAGTGGGCTAATCAGTCGGGGATAGCTGGCAGTGAGCAACCATTCCGTATGCAGACAATTGAGCCAGTGCCGCCAGATGACCCGCAGCCCAATGCCAATCCACCGGCGGAAGGAAAGGGATTGGAACTTTACACGCCCGCAGACGTGTACCAGACCGTCGAGTGGATCGGCAGGCGGGCGATCGCCCTGTTCCAGCGCAATCCCGACAGCCGCGCCGCGATTCTGGTGCGTACCAACGAGCAGGGACGCTTTGTTGCCAGAGAACTGGAACGCTGGTACGGAGAAACTCTGCTGGTCTATGAAGTGGGCCAGCGCGATCGCCAGTCCCATGTTCCGGCTGAACTATTGACTCTGCTTCAGTTCATTCACCGCCCCCATTCCCCTGACTACTTAAAAGCGGCTCTCACCACATTAGTAGAGCGTAAGCTGATTCCGACCCAGGATCTGAATGCACTGGTCAGTCTGCCAGAGCAGTTTCTCTATCCGGGACCCCTGGATTCCCCAGCCCTGGAACCTGTAGTCCAGGCTCGCCGCTACTGCACCAGCCTGCTGCACGCCCGACTCGAACTCCCCCCCTATCAACTGATTCCCTTTCTGGCACTCGCCCTCAACTACGACCAATCCGAACTGGCGACAGCAGATAAGCTCTCAGAGAGAGTGATCCAGCAAACCACCGGAGATAACTCCCTGGCAGCCATTTTGAGTGTCCTGAACGAAATCGTTTCAGCAGAGCAGTTTGAGCCAGTGGACGCCAGCGACCCAGAGGAGCGCTACCTCCGGGCTGGTCAGTTGACAGTTATCACCATGCACAAGGCAAAGGGACTGGACTGGGACTTTGTCTTTCTTCCTTTTCTGCACGAGAACACCATTCCAGGTACGCTGTGGGTATCCCCTCAGACCCAGTTTTTGGGTGAGTTTACCCTGGCAGAAGTTGCCCGCGCTCAAATTCGTGCCAGTGTCCACAATCAGTTCCCTTTACCCGATACACAGACAGCCTGGGAACGAGCAAAACATTTGAAAACTGCTGAAGAATTCCGTTTGCTTTACGTTGCCATGACGCGAGCCAGACGGTTGCTGTGGATGTCAGCCGCCCAAAAAGCCCCGTTCACCTGGAACAAGCCAGATAATCTGGATGAACGCAAACCCTGTCCTGTAATTCCCGCCCTGGCTGAACAGTTTCCCTGGGCCGTGAGTCAGGTTCTTGGGGCAATTAATTAA